CGGCGTCGCTTCGCTCCTGGCGGCGCGAGCGCGCGGGCCGCTCGTGACTGGTCTGGCGGGCGTTCTGGCCCTCGGCCTGTTTCAGGAGCTGCTCGATCCCGTACTGCGCAGGAGCATCGTCGGCTCGGCAATTCGCGGGCTGCTGTTCGCCGACAACGGTCTCTCTCTCCCGGGCGCCTTCGCAACGTTCCTGCTCGCGGGGGGCATGAGCGCCCTCTGGACAGACCGGAAGGCTGCAGCGCGCCGGTGGCTCCTCACGTTGCCTGCCTCGCGGCGGCTTGGCCTGCGCCTGCTCGCGCTGGGCCTCGGCGTCTCAGTGTTGCTGCTTTTGCCCCTGGCCGCAGGCCCGTTTCTCTCCACGGTCCTGGTCCTCGTGGGGCTCTACACCCTGATGGGTTTGGGGTTGAACCTGGAAGTGGGGCTGGCCGGCCTGCTCGACCTCGGCTTCGTGGCCTTCTTCGCCATCGGCGCCTACACGGCGGGCCTCCTGACCTCGACCGGCGATCTTGCCATCGCCAACCTCTCCTTCTGGGGGGCGGTCCCCGTCGCCGTGGTCGTCTCGCTGATCGCCGGGGTAATCCTCGGCGTGCCGGTGCTAGGGATCCGCGGCGACTATCTCGCCATCGCGACGCTGGGGTTCGGAGAGATCACTCGGTTGTTGTTCCTCTCCGACTTCCTCCGCCCGTGGCTCGGCGGCTCCCAGGGGGTGCTGGGAATCCCGAAGCCGACCATCGGGGGACTCGAACTTAAAGGCCCCGAGCACCTGTTTTATGTGACGCTTGTCAGCAGCGCACTGGTGGCGTATATAGCCATCCGGCTGCGCGATTCGCGGCTGGGACGGGCATGGATGGCCCTGCGCGAGGACGAAGACGTCGCCGAAGCAATGGGGATCAACCTGGTGAACGTCAAGCTCCTGGCCTACGGCCTTGGAGCGGCCTTCGCCGGCGTCAGCGGGGCGATCTTCGCCGTCCTGGTGGGCTCGGTGTTCCCCCACAGCTTCCAGCTGCTCATCTCCATCAACGTGCTGGCTCTGATTATCGTGGGCGGGATAGGCAGCATGCCCGGCGTGGTCGTGGGCTCGCTGTTCCTGGTGGGATTGCCCGAGCTGCTTCGCGAGTTTGCCGAGTTCCGTTTCCTCGTCTACGGGGCCGCGCTCGTGCTCATGATGCAGCTCCGACCCGAGGGGCTATGGCCCGCTGCGGCGATCAGCCGGGAACTGCACGCAGCCGATGAGATGGTCCGCTCGCGGGAAGCGACGCGGCTGACCGACGCGCCGCCGACGGACGGCTAGCATGGCCATCCTCACCTCGCATGATCTGACCAAGCGCTTCGGTGGACTTGTCGCTCTGAACCAGGTGAATCTCGAGGTCCGAGAGCAGTCGATCCACAGCATCATCGGACCCAACGGCGCGGGGAAGACCACCTTCTTTAACTGCGTGACAGGCTTCTATCGGCCGGATGAAGGGCGCATCGTCTTCCAGGAGACGACGATCGACGGCCTCACGCCGGATCTCATCACCGGGCTGGGGATTGCCCGGACGTACCAGAACATCCGGCTCTTTGCCAACATGACTGTCCTCGAGAACATCCTGGTGGGCATGCACCCGCATCTCAGGTCGTCCTGGATCGGGGCCATTCTGAACAGTCCGTTCACCAGACGGGACGAGGAGGCGGCGGCGACGGCCGCCCGCGAGCTGCTGCAGTTCGTGGGGTTGACAGGTAAGGGAGACTTCCTGGCCAAGAACCTGCCTTACGGCGAGCAGCGCCGCCTGGAGATTGCTCGGGCGCTCGCCAGCCGTCCCAAGCTGCTGCTTCTCGACGAACCCACCGCCGGGATGAACCCCCGGGAAACTATCGAGACGATGTCCTTCATCCAGCGCCTTCGGAACGAGAAAGCGATCACCATCTTGCTCATCGAGCACCAAATGCGCGTGGTGATGGGGATCTCCGATCGCGTCACCGTCCTCGATTACGGCGTGAAAATCGCCGAGGGAACGCCGAGGGAGGTCCAGAACGACCCGTGGGTGATCGAAGCCTATCTGGGCACCCGCAAACGCGCCGCGGACGTGACCCGCCCTACGCCGTCCCCTCTTCCTGATGCGGATTGAAGGTCCTCATTCCAGCAGGTGGACCTCGCGCCTCGCCTTGCGAGAAGAGAGTTGTAGGGGGTAGTCGATGGCACTCCTGGAGGTCGATGACCTGCATGTGTACTACGGTCAGATTCATGCCCTGAAGGGAGCCTCCCTCAGGGTAGACCAAGGAGAGATCGTGACTCTGATCGGCGCCAATGGCGCCGGGAAGAGCACTACGCTGAAAACCATCAGCGGCCTACTGCGACCTCGCCAGGGCCACGTTGTCCTGGCCGGTAAGGATCTCAGCATGCTCTCACCGCACGAGATCGTTGCCAGGGGCATCGTGCAGGTGCCGGAGGGACGGCGGGTCTTCAACCAGCTCACCGTGCGGGAGAACCTCAACATGGGCGCCTACGCCCGCTCGGACGGTGGAGTGTCCAGAGACCTGGAACGAGTCTTCGCCCTCTTTCCGCGCTTGAGAGAACGTCAACACCAAGTCGCGGGCACCCTCTCGGGCGGCGAGCAGCAGATGCTCGCCATCGCGCGGGCCCTCATGGCCTCCCCGCGCCTGCTCCTCCTCGACGAGCCCTCGATGGGGCTTGCGCCCGTCCTCGTCGAGCAGATCTTCGAGACCATCCAGGACATCAACCGGCAGGGGACCACGATCCTCCTGGTGGAGCAGAACGCGGCCATGGCGCTCTCCATCGCCCACCGCGGGTACGTGCTGGAGACCGGCGCCATCGTGCTCTCGGGGTCGGCCGCCCAGCTCCAGGAGAACCCCGAGGTGCGCCGCGCCTACCTGGGCGAGGTGTGACGATCTGCCGAGCGGACGGCATCGCAAGGAGGAGAAGATGAGACAGCAAGGGCTGACCTTTGAGGAGCACGCGATCGGCGCGAAGTACGAGACGCTCGGGCGGACGGTCTCCGAGGCCGACATCGTGACCTTCGTGAACCTGTGCGGCTTCAACGAGCCGCTCTTCATGGACATGGAGTACGTGGCCCGGGAGAGCGTTTTCAAGGGGCGCCCCGTCCCCGGCGCCTTCACCTTCGCCCTCTCGGAGGGCCTCATCATGCAGACCGGCCTCTTCCACGGCACCGGCATGGCCTACCTCGGCGGCGAAGTCCGGGTGGTCGCGCCCGTGCTGGCAGGGGACACGATCCGCGTCCAGGTGGAGGTCACCGACAAGCGCGAGACAAAGAAGCCCGATCGGGGGATCGTGACCTACCAGCACCGGATCGTGAACCAGCGCGGCGAGCCGGTCATGGACGTCCGCGTGCAGCGCATGATCCGGCGCCAGCCAAAGGCGTGATGCTGGTCCTCGGCCGGCGGGAGCTCGAGCGCCTGCTCGCCCCCGCCGATGTCATCACGGCCGTCGAGTCGGCCTTCCGCGAGCACGCGGCAGGAGCGTCGCGGGTCGTGCCCCGTCACGGGCTCGAGGTCCCGCCCGACGGACGCCTCCTCGTGATGCCGTCGGCCCTCCTGGAGTCGGGGGCGCTCGGAGCCAAGCTGGTCACGGTCTACGGCAGGAACCGCGAGCGGGGCCTCCCCACCATCTACGCCGCCTACGTCCTGCTCGACCACGAAACTGGAGCGCCGCTGGCGCTGATGGAAGGCGCGTTCCTGACGGGAATTCGTACCGGCGCCACCTCGGCGCTGGCCGCGCGCTTTCTCGCAAGGCCCGACACGCGCCGCGTGGCCTGCTTCGGCGCCGGTGTCCAGGCCGCCTTCCAACTTCGCTGCCTGGCCGCCATCCTCGCCCTGGAGCGTGTGCTGGTTGTCGGGCGAACGCCTGAGCGGGCACGAGCCTTCGCCGGCGCCATGACGGAGGCTCTGGGGATCCCTGTCACGCTGGCCCGGAGCCCGAAGGACGCGGTGGCTCAAGCCGACCTTGTCACCTGTGCCACGACCTCGCCGACCCCGGTCTTCGACGGTGACGGCCTCAGGCCGGGGACCCACGTCGATGCCGTCGGCGCTTTTCGGCCCGACACGCGGGAAGTCGATAGCCAAACCGTGAAGCGGGCCCGCGTCGTCGTCGACACCCACGCGACGGCGCAGGAGGAGGCCGGCGACCTCCTCATCCCGATCAGGGAAGGCGCGATCACCCCGGCTCACGTCGCCGCCGAGCTGTCGGAGCTTGTCACGGGGACTAAACCCGGTCGAGTGAAGCGCGACGAGATCACCCTCTTCAAGTCCGTCGGCTTTGCCCTCGAGGACGCTGCCGCCGCCCGGCTCGCGTATGATCGAGCGCTCGCCGAAGGCATCGGGCAGCGCGTCTCGCTGGAGTAGCCATGGCACTCTTTCGAGCGCGCACCCACCGCTCCGCGGTGGGTACCCGGCCCGCGCAAGCGGGGGGGAAGGTTCGGAAGGGGCGGGTACCCGGGCATCCACGCCGAAGGCGTGGGGGTGCCTGGGTGGCCCCCCTCCGAGTGCGATGACGCGGACCGTAGACGTCGTGATCATCGGCGGCGGGGTAACAGGCGCCAGCCTCGCCTTCCACCTGGCCCACCGCGGTGTCGGGGAGGTCGTCGTCCTCGAAAAGAATTTCCTCGCCGCCGGCGGGACGGGGCGGTCGGTGGGAATCATTCGCCAGCTCTATCCGACCCCCGAAGCCACCGCGATGGTCTTCGCGTCGCTGCGGGTCTTCCAGCGCTTCCGGGAGCTCGTCGGCGGCGAATCCGGCTACGTGGGCTGCGGCGCCCTGATCGGGGTTCCTGGGGCGATGCTCCCGGCTCTCAGAAAGAGCCTCGATGTCCAGCGTGCCGTCGGGGTCAGGGCCGAGCTGCTGACTCCCGAGGAGGCCCATCGGCTCGAGCCGCGCATCCAGCCTGAGGGGCTGGGCGGGCTCCTCTACGAGCCCGAGTCGGGCTACGGTGATCCCACCGCCGTGACCCTCGGCTATGCCGCTGCCGCGAGGGCGCGCGGAGTGGTGATCCAGCAGGGCGTCGAGGTCACCGGGATCCGGGTCTCGGGAGACCGGGTCGTCGGCGTCACGACCGCATCAGGGGAGGCCATCGACGCGCCGGTGGTTGTCAACGCCGCAGGGCTCTGGTCTCCCGCCGTCGCCCGGCTCGCCGGGGTGGATCTCCCCATCGTCATCGGCCGCCATCCCGTCTTCGTCGTCAAGCGACCCGGCACGTTCGGCACGCCCCATCTCGTCTATCTGGACCTCGTGGGCGGTAGCTACGCCAAGCCCGAGACCGGGGATCTGACGCTGACCGGTTCGCTGACCGAGGACGAGACCCGGCACCCCATGGACCCAGAGCTCCTGGGGAGCGAGGTCGGCTTCGAGGAGGCGCTGGGGGCCCTCGAGAGGACGACCCGCGCCTGGCCGCGCCTGGGCGACGGCCAATACCAGCACGGTTATGCCGGCGCGTTCGACATCACGCCCGACTGGATGCCGATCCTCGACGAGTCGCCGGTCGCGGGGTTCTACATCGCCGCCGGGATGAGCGGCCACGGCTTCAAGCTCGCCCCGGCCGTCGGCGAGCTGATGGCGGAGCTGATCGCTGAGGGGCGAACCACCGTCAATCGCGCGCCGTTCCGCCTGGATCGCTTCGCCCGCGCCGGACGGTCGACGGGCAGCTTCGTCAGCTCCTACCTGTCACCCTGAGCGGCGACACCCTATGGCCGAGGATCTCAAGCTCAAGCTCGGCGAGGAGGAACGGGGGGGGATCGCCGAGGCCGAGCGCCTGGTCAAGGAGGCCGAGTTCGGCGCGCGCGAGCTGGCGGGCTGGTCCTTCTGGCTGGCCGGTGCGATCGCGCTCGCCATGTCAACCTTCCAGCTCTGGACCGCGGCGGTCGGCACGCTCCCCGGCGTGCTCCAGCGCTCCATCCACCTGGCCTTCGCCATGGCGCTCTGCTTCCTCTTCTACCCGATCACCCGCAGCGCGCGTCAGACCCGGCTTCCCTGGCACGACCTGGTCCTGGGGGCCCTCGGCGCCTATGCGGCCCTCTATGTGGCGATCCACCACGAGGCCCTGATCCAACGGGTCGGGATCCCGACGCCGACTGACACCGCCGTCGGGTTCCTCCTGGTTCTGCTGGTTCTGGAGACCACGCGCCGGGCAGTCGGGTTCTGGCTTCCCGCGATCACCGCGATCTTTTTCCTCTACGCCTTCGTCGGCCCCTGGATGCCCGAGCTGTTCTCCCACCGGGGCTACTCGATCCGGCGGGTGATCGGCCACCTCTACCTCACGACCGAGGGAATCTTCGGGATCCCCGTCGGCGTGTCGGCCACCTTCGTCTTCGCCTTCGTCCTCTTCGGGGCGATCCTCGAGCGGACCGGTGCCGGCGAGTACCTGATCCGCATCGCCTTCTCGCTGTTCGGCCACACGCGCGGCGGCCCCGCCAAGGTGTCGGTGGTGGCTTCGGCGTTCATGGGAACGATCACGGGCTCGTCAATCGCCAACACGGCCACCATCGGCTCGATGACGATCCCGCTCATGAAGCGCGTGGGGTTCAAGCCCGAGGTGGCCGGTGGGATCGAGACCGCGGCGGGCGGCAACGGCCAGCTCATGCCTCCCGTCATGGGGGCGGCGGCCTTTGTGATGGCCGAATGGCTCCGTATCCCGTACCTGGAAATTGCGAAAGCCGCGGCACTCCCTGCCGTCATCGACCAGCTCGCGCTGCTCGGCGCGGTCCACCTCCTCGCGCTCAAACACGGAATCACAGGCTTGCCGCGGGAGGAGTTGCCCCGGTTCTGGCCCACGTTCCTCTCGGGCCTCCACTACCTGATCCCGGTGGGAGTGCTGCTCTACTACCTGATCGTGCGGGAGATGACGCCGCTCACCTCCGCCTTCATGGCGATCGTGGCCGCGATGGGGATGTTCTGCGTCTCGAGCCTGGTTCAGGGCCTCCGCGGGCGGCCGATCGTCCCCGGCCACGCGCCGGCGGAGAGCGTCGGCACAGCGCTCGCCGAGACCGGGCTCAGGCTCGTCGCGGCCCTCTACATGGGCGCGCGGAACATGGCCTCCGTCGCCGCCACGTGCGCCAGCGCGGGGATCATCGTCGGGATCGTGACTCTCACCGGGGTGGGACTGAACCTCTCCGGCATCGTGGTGGATCTCTCGGCCGGCAACCTCTACCTGGGTCTCTTCCTCACGATGATCGCCTGCCTAATCCTGGGGATGGGCGTGCCCACGACGCCGACGTACATCATCATGGCCACCCTCACAGCGCCCGCCCTCATCGCAGTCGGCAGGCAGCACGGGCTGGAGATCCCGCTGATCGCGGTGCATCTCTTCGTCTTCTACTTCGGAATCCTGGCCGACGACACACCGCCGGTTGGGCTCGCGGCGTACGCTGCCGCCGGCATCGCGCGCTCGGACCCGATCAGGACCGGCTGGCGCGCCTTCTCGCTGGACATGCGGACGTTCCTCCTCCCGTTCATGTTCATCACCGCCCCGCAGATGCTCCTGATCAACACGACCTGGCAGGAGGCCGTCTGGATCTTCATCACCGCGACCATCGGGATGTACGCCCTCGCCGGTGCCATGCAGGGCTACCTGCTCACGGACGCGCGATGGTACGAGCGCGTGATCCTCTTCGTCTCGGCCGTGGCGCTGGTGAAGCCGGGCCTCTATACGGACATCGCGGGGATGGTGGGACTCGCCCTCGTCTACGCCCTCCACCGGGCGCGCGCCAAGGACGCGCCGCTTTTCTAGCGCCTTCTCAGCCGCAGGCCGTTGTAGCGGGCACCTTTTGGGCCGGCGCCGGAAACAGTTGCCTGTCCAGCTGCACCGTGCTGGCTGACGCCCCCGCGCTCAGCGGCCACCGCCAAGGCCGCTACCACGGCTGGACCAAAAGCCACCGACCAGGAGCGCAACGGCGGCCCCCTTTTGTTATACTCCTCGTGTTATGAGGCTGCCCGGGCTTGCGTGCTTCCTGGCCTGGCTCCTGCTGTTCGACGTCTCGACTCCCCTCCTGCCGGGAGCGTACCAGTTCGACCCTGACGATTCCGTCGAGGCGCTTCGCGCTCGATCGAGCCAGATGAGAACCCAGACCCTCGACCGCCAGAGTGTGCCCGTGGCCCCGCGGGCGACTCAGGTGGTTGATCACGACGTCCCCCGGGCTTCCCGCTCGACTCCCCCGCCCGCGCGCCGTGTGAGCGTCGCATTCTGGCGCCTGCCGCGCGCGCAGGCCGGTGACGCGGTCTCCCCGGTCTCCGAAGACCACTGAGTACCGCTCCGCTTCACGCCTGAAGCTTCTCTCCCGGCACGTTCAACAGAGGAGCGGTGTCCCATGTGTGAGATAGAACGCGACATCCTTGTGCTTGGATTTTCTGACGACGTGCGCGCCCTGCTCGACCACCTCTGCGCGGAGGCGCCGGCGGTCATCGAGCGCATCGCTGTCATCGACCGGCGGCCCGAGGTGGTTGAACGGCTCAACCGCGCCGCCATCGCAGCGGTCTGCGGCGACCCCTTCGACGCTGGCGTGCTCCAACGCGCGGGAATCGACCGCGCCACCATGGTGCTCCGTCTCGACCCGCGAAGTCCCGGGTTGAGCGAGCTGGGTCCGCTGCTGCGCCAGCTCTGCCCCCGGGCCCGGCTCCTCGTCAGTCGCTCGGGAGGCAAGGACCTCTCGGCGCCCGGCGCCGGGCACCCAGAGACCGTGGCGGACGGGCTCGTCACTCCGGTCGATCCCGGCCGGCCGTGGGGGCACCTCACCACCTGGCAGTTCTGGCTACTCGTCGCCGTGTTCCTCGTGGACGCCACCATCTTCGCGCTGCCGCTGGTATCGGCTGCGCTCCTCGTCGCCGCGCTGGGCGCCCCGAGATGTTTGCGCCACGTGGCGCGCTTTCTGGACGCCCTGGCCGAGAGGCGATGAGGCGGCTGCCGGAGCTGCGCCATGGGTCATGACATCCTGACCGGGATCGCCATCAGCATTATCGGCGCGGCCGCATTCGCCTTGCTGGCGCGACGCGTCCACCAGCCCCTGATCCTCGGCTATATCCTCGCCGGCGTCGTCCTCGGCCCGCATCTCGGCTTCCGCGTCATCCGGGACGAGGAGAGCATCGAGCTGATCTCCGAGATCGGGCTCATCTTCCTCCTCTTCATCATCGGCCTGGAGATCAGCGTGCCCAGGTTGCTGCAGGCGGGGCGGACCATCACCGTCACCGGGCTGCTCCAGTTCCCGATCTGCGTCGGGCTGGCCTGGGCTGCCTTCGCCTCTGCGCTCCCGGCGTCCGGGAGCCGGTTCGACCGCCTCTACCTCGCGGTCGCCCTCAGCCTGTCCTCGACCCTGATCGTCGTCAAGCTCCTGTCGGACAAGTTCGAGCTGGGCACCTTCGCGGGACGCGTCACGGTGGGGATCCTCGTCTTCCAGGACCTCTGGGCCATCGCTTTTCTCGCCTTGCAGCCCAACCTCCAGAACCTCCGGCCCGGTCCCATGCTGCGCTCGTTTGCGCTCGGCGCCGTGCTCGTGAGCGCGGCGGCCCTCCTCTCGCGCTTCGTCCTGCCGCGCCTGTTCCGCGCTATCGCCAAGTCCCCGGAGCTCGTGCTCCTCACCGCCATCGCCTGGTGCTTCCTGGTCTCGCTCGTCGCCGGCCTCACCGGGCTCTCCAAGGAGATGGGAGCCCTCATCGCCGGCATGGTCATCGCCGCGTTCCCGTACGGCGCCGAGGTCATCGCCCGCCTGGCCGGGGTGCGCGACTTCTTCATCACGCTCTTCTTCGTCGCCCTCGGCCTCAAGGTTCCCGCGCCGTCGATGGAGCTTGTGCTGTTTGCGCTTGCAGGCACCGCCTTCGTCGCGCTCACCCGCCTCGTCTCGTTGGCGCCGCTGTTCATGCTCCTCCGGGTCGACACGCGGACCGCCGGCGTCGTCGCCATCAACCTCTCCCAGATCAGCGAGTTCTCGCTGGTGATCGTCACGCTCGGGGTCGGCCACGGTCACGTCAGCCACGAGCTGGCGGCCATGGTGCTCTACACGCTGCTCTTCAGCGCCGTGATCTCCACGTACGGGATCATGCTCAACCACCCGCTCGCCAGCCGATTGACGCGGGTCCTGTCACGGCTCGGCGTGCCGGGCTGGCGCCGCGCCGTGCGACGCGGCCCGGTGACCGAGACGGAGCCTCCTCCGGCAGACGTGCACGACCTCTTCCTCCTGGGCGTGTCGCGGGAGGGGCTGGCGCTCCTGCAGCACCTCGAGCGCGAGCACCCGCAGATGAAGGAGCGCATCGTCGCCATCGACTTCAACCCGGAAACCCTGGAGCTGCTGCAGGGCGACGGGGTGGAATGCCACTACGGCGACATCTCCAACGCCGAAGCCCTGCGCCACGCGGGGATCGAGCGCGCAACGCTCGCGGTCTCCATGGTGTCGGACTGGTTCCTGCGGGGTACGGACAACCTTCGCCTGCTGCGACAGGTGCGCCGCCTCGCGCCAGGGGCGCAGGTGGTCGTGACGGCGGACACGCTCGCCGCCGCCCAGCGTCTCTACGCCGAGGGAGCCGATTACGTCCTGATCCCGCCCGCACTCGCCGCCGAGCATTTCTGCGGGCTCCTGGAGGACACCTCGGCCGAGGCCCTCGCGGAGGCCCGGGAACGCCAGGCGGCGGAGCTGTTCACGCAGGAGCACAGGCGCGACGCCGAACCGCGCTGATGGCCGAACGCGCCCGGCTCCCACCAGAACTGGACGAAGACAGACAGCTCGCGAGCCCGCCGGCCGCTACGCTGGAGGATCGCGCCCCTGCAAACTCGTACGCGTCTCCCGGGCGGGGCTCCGGGAGCCCCAGGCCCGGAGAGCCTGAGGTCGTCCCGGCCTGACCCCGCTGTCCGACCCACTCCTCCGCCCCGCCCCCTAAATTGTCCCCGGGCTTGGGGAGTTTTTCGCTCTCGATTCCAGTATTTCCCCCCATTGACCGCGTGGGCGCCCGGCGCGTTCAATCGAAGTGCAGTTGACTATGCGTCTCTACGAGGAGCGAGCCATGCAAAAGCTGCGCGTTCTCATTGCCCATGCGAGAGGAGTCCTGGCTACCCGCCTCACGGCCCAGCTCGAAAGCCTGGGCCACCGGGTCGTGGGGCACGCCAAGGACGGGCGGGCGGCTGTGGCGGCCGCGGGGGAGCTGAAGCCGGATCTCGTCATCGTGGATCTCCAGCTCCCAAGCTCGGACGGGATCGAGGCCGCCCGAACGATCCTGGCCCGCCAGGCTGTCCCCATCATTCTGCTGACCCCCCGAGCGGCTGCGGATGTCGTCCGGCGGGCCCGGGAGGCCGGGGTGATGGCCCATCTGGTCACACCCGCGGACACAGCGCAGCTCCGTGCGACGCTCGAAGTGGCGCTGGCCCGCTTTCTCGAGCTCCAGGCCATTTGTGAGGAGGCTGGCGACCTCCACGAGGCGTTGGATGCCAGGGGATGGGTGGAGGAGGCCAAGAGGGTGCTGATGAGGCGGCTCAAGCTCTCGGAGGCGGACGCCTTCCGGTACCTGCGGCGACAGAGTCGGAACACGGGGAAACGCCTCAAGGAGGGCGCTGAGACGATCGTGATGGCCGAGGAACTCCTGTTCAGGAAGCTCGATGTCGCCCGGTGCCTTCAGACCATTCTCCGTGCCGTCAGGCAGGCCCGGGTCTTTGTGCCGGCACAGACCGCGTGAGCCTGACTGGCGATCCGGTCGCATCAACGACCGGAGAACAGGTCTGTGCCGCCGTGACACGCCGCGATGGAATTCCTCCCCGCATTCCTGCTAAGGATCCACCGCGAAACCCCCGGCCCTGAAGGAGGCCGCGGGCGGGTCTACGTCATCATCCGCCGAGCCCACGCCTATCTCGAAGAGGTGCTTCGAAGGGCCTTTGAGGGGCAGCAGGATGTCGGGATCGTCGTGGACCGGCGCTACGGCGATCGGCGAGCGTACAAGCACCCCGTTGGGGTCGAGCGCCGTCGGGCCGACCGGCGACGATGGCCGAAGGAGGAGTTGCTCCAGGTCGTGATCGGAAGGGCCCGCACACCGTAAGCGACGTTGCCTCCCCGGCGCGCGGCCGTGGCCAGCGAGAGCGATTTTCGGTCCGCGCGCCCGTATTCTTCCGATTGGTCGTGTCGCCCCTCGCCGATCTTGAGGGATTCACCCTACTCTGAATTCATGGATTCACCCGATGGTCTTCGCTCCCTCGGCGTCGCGACAATCACTCATCGACGGCCTGACCGCGATAATCCGAGATTCCCGGAAAGGAGAGTCGCAACATGACGCCGAAGGATCAACTTGACCACCGGACGGCGAAGGAGATTGAACGATTCCTGCATTCGCTGAAAGACCATGCATCCCGAACTCGAGAATCCATCCGCAGCGCCAGGACCCGGCGTTGTTCGACCGAGCCGGTCCGAGCCCCGGACGTCATGGATTGGGCCAGCGACACCCTGGAGGACGAGATGCAGGTCGCGCTCGTGGACCGCCTGAGCCAGCAGGTCACCCAGATCGACGCCGCGCTCGAACGGCTCACTCGCAGAGAGTACGGGATCTGCCACGACTGCGACGAGTTCATCGGGCTCGCGCGCCTGAAGGCGCTACCGTTCGCGCAGCGGTGCACACGCTGCCAGACGCGCGCGGAGCAGTTCAAAGGGGTCCGGGAGCGGAGACGCGTCGCGGCGATCCTGGCGATCGAGGACGAAGACTGAGAGCTGGCAAGGCATCGGCGAGTCGGCCGGTCGAAGCTCCCCTGAGCCCACCCGAATCGCGGGCAGCGCACGCCGGCCTTTCCTGGCGCCGACTCGCCGCGCGCCGGCTCTCCTTGCAGCCTGCCGCTATGCCCCACCCGGCGTGATGACGGTCTTGACTCCCTGGCCGGCCGCCGCATGGGTGAAGGCCTGGCCGATCCGTTCCAGGGGGAAGCGCGCGGTGACGAGCCGCTTGACGCCGAGCTTGGGCATGAGGGCGAGCGCGCGGCGGAAGGCGGTGCCGCGGCCGAAGGTGCCCCCGATCCTGATCTCGCGGAAGTGGACGTCCCAGAGGTCCAGGGGGAGCTGACTCCCCTTGGGGCTCACGCCAACGAGCTGCACGATGCCGGTGGGCTTGGTCAGGGCCACGGCCTCGGCGACCAGCTCCGGCTTGCCCACGGCCTCGCAGACGACGTCCGCTCCCCGGCCGCGCGTGAGCGCCATCGCCCGATCGCTCAGGCTCTCCCGCAACGGGTCGACGACCACGTGAGCCCCCAGGCGCCGGGCGATCCGGCGGCGCTCCTCGATGGGATCCGAGAGGATGAGGCGCCGGGCGCCGCGCCGGCGGGCGAGCACCATGGTGAGGAGTCCCATGAGGCCGCCGCCGATGACGAGGACCGTTGCCGCGCGCGGCATGGGGAACATCTCGAGGCCGGCGAGACAGCAGGCGGCCGGTTCGGTCAGCGCGGCCGTGACGGGATCGAGGCCGCCGGGCAAGGGATGCACGCAGCTCGCGGGGAGCACGATACGCTCGGCGAAGCCGCCCACGCGGACGCAGCGGGGACACTGGCTCACGCGCCCGGCGTGGCAGTCGGCGCACTCCCCGCAGCCGTACGAGGGCTCGCAGGCCACGGGGCGCCCGACGAGGCGCCGGCTCACGCCTCGGCCCACCTGGCGCACGACGCCGGTGTACTCATGACCCAGCACCAGAGGCGGCTGCCAGGGAAAAAGCCCCTGGGTGGCGTGGATGTCGGTGCCGCAGATGCCGGCGGTGTGGACGGCGACGACGACCTCACCCGGCCCCGCGACGGGATCTGCCACCTCGTCGATGGTAAAGCGACTCCCGCCTTGCCAGGTCGCGACTCTCACGCGGTGATCCTATCATACCCGGGTGACCGTCGAGCGCGTCGAGCCTCCGGGCGAGCGCCGGACCGGACGCGACGCAGCCTCACCTGAGCTCTCGGCTTGGACCAGGAGCCGGGCCTCAG
This is a stretch of genomic DNA from Candidatus Rokuibacteriota bacterium. It encodes these proteins:
- a CDS encoding alcohol dehydrogenase catalytic domain-containing protein; amino-acid sequence: MRVATWQGGSRFTIDEVADPVAGPGEVVVAVHTAGICGTDIHATQGLFPWQPPLVLGHEYTGVVRQVGRGVSRRLVGRPVACEPSYGCGECADCHAGRVSQCPRCVRVGGFAERIVLPASCVHPLPGGLDPVTAALTEPAACCLAGLEMFPMPRAATVLVIGGGLMGLLTMVLARRRGARRLILSDPIEERRRIARRLGAHVVVDPLRESLSDRAMALTRGRGADVVCEAVGKPELVAEAVALTKPTGIVQLVGVSPKGSQLPLDLWDVHFREIRIGGTFGRGTAFRRALALMPKLGVKRLVTARFPLERIGQAFTHAAAGQGVKTVITPGGA